In Burkholderia sp. GAS332, one DNA window encodes the following:
- a CDS encoding multidrug efflux pump, protein MNLSRLFILRPVATSLLMIALVLVGLVSVRFLPVSSLPAVDYPTIQVQTFYPGASPDVMATTVTAPLEVQLGEIPGLQQMISYSSEGASVITLQFDLSLSLDIAEQNVQQAINASNSYLPSGLPAPPTYAKVNPADQPILTLAVTSKSMSLTQLEDAANNRLATKISEVPGVGLVGLAGGNVPAVRVEADPQKLAAYGLNLDDLRTLLANVNVSQPKGNFDGPELDYTINANDQIVDPKDYLDTVIAYQNGAPVYLRDVARATQAPQDVERGAWYNHTPAIVLNVQRQPGANVIATVNQIMKQLPALESTLPAGMQVTVVSDSTGVIRSSVSDAAFELVLAVVLVVLVIFVFLRNVPATIIPSISVPVSLIGTLAVMYELNYSIDNLSLMALIIATGFVVDDSIVMIENVVRYLEEGMSPLEAALEGAGQIGFTILSLTISLIAVLIPLLFMGGVIGRLFSEFAVTLAVTIVISAVVSLTVVPMLCARILRAQAQRHPSRFERISEGLFNKTLSGYERGLRWVLDHQTLTLLVAVGTVVLTAVLYIVIPKGLFPVQDVGVIQGISVADNSVSYTAMAVRQAALAEAILKDPNVTSVTSYVGIDGTNPTLNNGRFLINLKARDDRSLNAQQIVRRLQQEVADVPGIKLYLQPEQDLTLDTTVSPNQYKFVLRGPNQQAFDQYVPALITRMKQIAAITDVTSDLNTQGLSVNVEVNRQLAARYGITAATIDNALYDALGQRIVSTIFEQSDQYRVILVAKPEALPDLDSLGNLYLPSQTSSTGQVPLKGIATIKVTKSPLVISHLAQFPAVTISFNLAKDASLSTAVDQIRKAEQAVNLPPSITSSFQGAAQAFEDSLQSEVYLLVAALVAVYIVLGVLYESYIHPVTILSTLPSAGIGALLALMIAGSDLDVIGIIGIVLLIGIVKKNAIMMVDFALDAERNHGKSPRDAIFEASLLRFRPILMTTLAAMLGALPMLLGTGTGSELRRPLGLAIIGGLTLSQMLTLFTTPVIYLCFDRIAERFRRRAAERAARSAP, encoded by the coding sequence ATGAACCTCTCCCGCCTGTTCATTCTTCGGCCAGTAGCCACTTCGCTGCTGATGATCGCCCTCGTGCTGGTGGGGCTGGTCTCGGTGCGCTTTCTGCCGGTCTCCTCGTTGCCCGCCGTCGACTACCCGACGATCCAGGTGCAGACCTTCTATCCAGGGGCGAGCCCGGACGTGATGGCGACCACCGTGACTGCGCCGCTGGAAGTGCAGTTGGGGGAGATCCCGGGCCTGCAGCAGATGATTTCCTACAGCTCGGAAGGGGCGTCGGTCATCACCTTGCAGTTCGATCTCTCGCTCAGTCTCGATATCGCAGAGCAGAACGTTCAGCAGGCGATCAACGCCTCCAACAGCTACTTGCCGAGCGGCCTGCCGGCACCTCCGACCTATGCGAAGGTGAACCCCGCAGACCAGCCTATCCTGACTCTGGCGGTGACATCCAAGTCGATGTCGCTGACCCAACTGGAGGATGCGGCCAACAACCGGCTGGCCACGAAAATCTCCGAGGTGCCCGGCGTGGGCCTCGTTGGTCTCGCCGGCGGCAATGTACCGGCAGTCAGGGTGGAGGCGGACCCGCAGAAACTGGCCGCCTACGGCCTGAACCTCGACGACCTGCGCACGCTGCTTGCCAACGTCAACGTGAGCCAGCCTAAAGGCAATTTCGACGGGCCGGAGCTGGACTACACGATCAACGCCAACGACCAGATCGTCGACCCCAAGGACTATCTGGACACGGTGATCGCCTACCAGAACGGCGCACCCGTGTACCTGCGCGATGTCGCGCGGGCCACCCAGGCCCCGCAGGACGTCGAGCGAGGCGCCTGGTACAACCACACGCCGGCGATCGTGCTCAACGTGCAGCGTCAGCCGGGGGCGAACGTGATCGCCACGGTCAACCAGATCATGAAGCAACTGCCCGCGTTGGAATCCACGCTGCCGGCGGGCATGCAGGTCACCGTCGTCTCGGACAGCACCGGCGTGATCCGCTCGTCGGTCTCCGACGCGGCCTTTGAGCTGGTGCTGGCGGTGGTGCTGGTGGTGCTGGTGATTTTCGTGTTCCTGCGCAACGTGCCGGCGACCATCATCCCCAGCATCTCAGTGCCGGTTTCGCTGATCGGCACGCTGGCGGTGATGTACGAGCTCAATTACTCGATCGACAACCTCTCGCTGATGGCGCTGATCATCGCCACCGGTTTCGTGGTCGACGACTCGATTGTGATGATCGAGAACGTCGTGCGTTATCTGGAGGAGGGGATGAGTCCGCTGGAGGCGGCCCTCGAAGGCGCCGGACAGATCGGTTTCACGATTCTTTCGCTGACCATCTCGCTGATCGCGGTGCTGATCCCCCTGCTGTTCATGGGCGGGGTGATCGGGCGTCTGTTCAGCGAATTCGCGGTGACGCTCGCGGTCACCATCGTCATCTCTGCCGTGGTCTCGCTGACTGTGGTGCCGATGCTTTGTGCGCGCATTCTGCGTGCCCAGGCGCAACGGCATCCGAGCCGCTTCGAGCGCATCAGCGAGGGCCTGTTCAACAAGACACTCTCGGGTTATGAACGCGGGCTGCGCTGGGTGCTCGATCACCAGACCCTCACGCTGCTGGTGGCGGTTGGCACAGTGGTGCTCACGGCGGTCCTGTACATCGTGATTCCCAAGGGGCTGTTTCCGGTCCAGGACGTCGGCGTGATCCAGGGTATCAGCGTGGCGGACAACTCGGTGTCCTACACGGCGATGGCGGTGCGCCAGGCGGCACTGGCCGAGGCCATTCTCAAAGACCCCAACGTCACCTCGGTCACCTCTTACGTGGGCATCGACGGGACCAATCCCACGCTGAACAACGGCCGCTTCCTGATCAATCTGAAGGCTCGAGACGACCGCTCGCTGAACGCGCAGCAGATCGTCCGGCGCCTGCAACAGGAGGTGGCCGACGTGCCGGGCATCAAGCTGTATCTCCAGCCCGAGCAGGATCTCACGCTCGACACCACCGTCTCGCCGAATCAGTACAAGTTCGTGCTGCGCGGCCCGAACCAGCAGGCGTTCGACCAGTACGTGCCCGCGCTGATCACACGGATGAAGCAGATCGCCGCGATTACCGACGTGACGAGCGATCTGAATACGCAAGGCCTGAGCGTCAATGTCGAGGTCAACCGGCAACTGGCCGCGCGCTACGGCATCACGGCGGCGACCATCGACAACGCGCTCTACGATGCGCTCGGCCAGCGTATCGTCTCGACTATCTTCGAGCAGTCCGATCAGTACCGGGTCATTCTCGTGGCCAAGCCTGAGGCGCTGCCCGATCTGGATTCGCTTGGCAACCTGTATCTGCCCAGCCAGACCAGCAGCACCGGCCAGGTGCCGCTCAAGGGGATCGCCACGATCAAGGTCACGAAATCGCCGCTCGTGATCAGCCATCTGGCCCAGTTCCCCGCCGTCACCATTTCGTTCAATCTGGCGAAAGACGCCTCGTTGAGCACGGCGGTGGACCAGATCCGCAAGGCCGAGCAGGCGGTGAATCTGCCGCCGTCGATTACGTCCTCGTTCCAGGGTGCGGCCCAGGCGTTTGAAGACTCGTTGCAGAGCGAGGTGTATCTGCTGGTCGCGGCGCTGGTCGCTGTTTACATCGTGCTGGGCGTGCTCTACGAGAGCTATATCCATCCGGTGACGATCCTGTCCACCTTGCCGTCCGCCGGCATCGGCGCCTTGCTCGCGCTGATGATCGCGGGCAGCGATCTGGACGTGATCGGCATTATCGGCATTGTGCTGCTGATCGGCATCGTCAAGAAGAACGCGATCATGATGGTGGACTTCGCGCTCGACGCCGAGCGCAACCACGGCAAGTCGCCGCGCGACGCGATCTTCGAAGCCTCGCTGTTGCGCTTCCGGCCAATCCTGATGACGACGCTTGCGGCCATGCTCGGCGCCTTGCCGATGCTGCTCGGCACCGGTACGGGTTCTGAGTTGCGCCGGCCGCTCGGCCTCGCGATCATCGGCGGCCTGACCTTGAGCCAGATGCTGACGCTGTTCACGACGCCGGTGATCTACCTCTGTTTCGACCGGATCGCGGAACGTTTCCGCCGCCGAGCCGCTGAGCGCGCAGCGAGGAGCGCGCCGTGA
- a CDS encoding membrane fusion protein, multidrug efflux system, with amino-acid sequence MSEVTSTQPKRSRRGRIVFAVIVLALVALMLVHLLRPKPPKAGVEPQVVTAAAATLGEMPVILSELGTVTPVATVTVLPQLSGYLTAVGYREGQDVEKGQFLAQIDPRQYEISKQQAEAQLAKDEAALAQARSDLTRYSQLNERKSIAEQTYVDQKFLVQQDEAAIKSDKANIAQFELDLAYCRITAPVSGRVGLRLVDPGNYVTASSQPGIAVITTMKPTTVEFTVPQNALAQVLQRVNSGAKLPVTAYRSDNSTLVATGTLYAVNNQMATSTGTVSLRATFPNDDEALFPSEFVNVKLLVDTLQNAVLVPTPAVQSGAPGDYVYLVNANNTVSVHKVTLGPSDGKHTVIASGLAAGNTVVTDGMDRLSDGAQIKVAPAKQPASAGAASSASSASAPQAHRQKTPASAAQASQAS; translated from the coding sequence ATGAGCGAAGTGACGTCCACGCAGCCGAAGCGTTCCCGACGCGGGCGAATCGTGTTCGCGGTGATAGTGCTGGCGCTGGTCGCCCTGATGCTGGTCCACCTGCTTCGCCCCAAGCCACCCAAGGCCGGCGTGGAGCCGCAGGTCGTGACGGCCGCCGCCGCGACCCTCGGCGAGATGCCGGTCATCCTGAGCGAACTGGGCACGGTCACGCCCGTGGCGACGGTGACGGTGTTGCCTCAATTGAGCGGCTACCTGACAGCGGTCGGCTATCGGGAAGGCCAGGACGTGGAGAAAGGGCAGTTTCTCGCCCAGATCGATCCGCGCCAGTACGAGATCAGCAAACAGCAGGCCGAGGCCCAACTGGCCAAAGACGAGGCCGCGCTTGCCCAGGCCCGCTCCGACCTCACCCGCTACTCGCAATTGAACGAGCGAAAGTCGATCGCCGAGCAGACCTACGTCGATCAGAAGTTCCTCGTCCAGCAGGACGAGGCCGCGATCAAGTCCGACAAAGCCAATATCGCGCAGTTTGAACTCGACCTGGCGTATTGCCGAATCACCGCCCCCGTTTCCGGCCGGGTCGGCCTGCGTCTCGTCGATCCCGGCAACTACGTCACCGCGTCGAGCCAGCCGGGCATCGCGGTCATTACCACGATGAAGCCGACCACGGTTGAATTCACCGTGCCGCAGAACGCGCTCGCCCAGGTGCTGCAGCGCGTCAACTCCGGTGCGAAGCTGCCGGTCACCGCATACCGCAGCGACAACAGCACGTTGGTGGCGACCGGCACGCTGTATGCCGTCAACAACCAGATGGCCACCAGCACCGGGACCGTCTCGTTACGCGCGACGTTCCCGAACGACGACGAAGCGCTGTTCCCGAGCGAATTCGTCAACGTCAAGCTGCTGGTCGATACGCTCCAGAATGCCGTGCTGGTGCCGACGCCGGCCGTGCAAAGCGGCGCGCCGGGCGATTATGTGTATCTCGTCAATGCCAACAACACGGTGTCCGTGCACAAGGTCACGCTCGGCCCGAGTGACGGCAAGCACACCGTCATCGCGTCCGGCCTCGCGGCGGGCAACACGGTCGTGACCGACGGCATGGACCGGCTGAGTGACGGCGCGCAGATCAAGGTCGCCCCGGCGAAGCAGCCGGCGTCCGCCGGCGCGGCATCGTCCGCGTCCTCTGCCAGCGCGCCCCAGGCGCACCGGCAGAAGACGCCGGCCAGCGCCGCGCAAGCCTCGCAAGCCTCGTAA
- a CDS encoding alkylhydroperoxidase AhpD family core domain-containing protein: MEQRLDFYKANPAAIKALLGVEERIGKSALEKSLTELVRLRASQINGCAFCVDMHATDARKGGESERRLATVVVWRETPFFTDRERAALEWTEALTLVSQDHVPDAVWQAVRPHFSDEELVDLTLLISAINAWNRFAIAFRKLPA; this comes from the coding sequence ATGGAACAACGTCTCGACTTCTACAAAGCCAACCCCGCCGCCATCAAGGCCTTGCTCGGCGTCGAAGAGCGCATTGGCAAATCGGCCCTCGAAAAATCGCTGACCGAACTGGTCCGTCTGCGCGCGTCGCAGATCAACGGCTGCGCTTTCTGCGTCGACATGCATGCCACCGACGCCCGCAAAGGCGGCGAATCCGAGCGGCGTCTGGCCACCGTCGTGGTGTGGCGTGAAACACCCTTCTTCACCGACCGTGAACGCGCCGCGCTTGAATGGACCGAAGCGCTCACGCTGGTGTCGCAAGACCACGTCCCCGACGCCGTGTGGCAAGCTGTGCGCCCGCACTTCAGCGACGAGGAACTGGTCGACCTGACCTTACTGATCTCCGCCATCAACGCATGGAACCGCTTCGCGATCGCGTTTCGCAAGTTGCCGGCTTGA
- a CDS encoding FMN-dependent NADH-azoreductase, whose product MKIMHVDASAKRERSNSRALSRYFLERLREDGVDIEVDYLDVTVDTPPHVNEAFAIATYTPSHERTPAMKATLAASDALCKRLLDADALVFAMPMYNWSMPSAFKAFIDSITRTGLTYLFTNDGQIEGQLARQKVLFITSRGVDLRAGSPFSSMDALTPALKAAFGFLGVADPSFVDAQPLQFSDEAARIEALERARTELTAVAANWAASAKSQSASALDIHARQAVSA is encoded by the coding sequence ATGAAAATCATGCACGTCGACGCGAGCGCCAAACGCGAGCGATCGAATTCGCGCGCATTAAGCCGATATTTTCTGGAGCGCCTGCGTGAAGACGGTGTGGATATCGAGGTCGACTACCTCGACGTCACGGTCGATACGCCGCCGCATGTGAACGAAGCATTCGCCATCGCGACCTACACGCCGTCACACGAGCGCACACCCGCCATGAAAGCGACATTGGCGGCATCGGATGCGCTGTGCAAGCGCCTGCTCGACGCCGACGCGCTGGTCTTTGCTATGCCCATGTATAACTGGTCGATGCCTTCCGCGTTCAAGGCTTTCATTGACAGCATCACGCGTACCGGGCTGACCTATTTGTTTACGAACGACGGGCAGATAGAAGGTCAGCTGGCGCGGCAGAAGGTGCTTTTCATCACGAGTCGCGGTGTTGACTTGCGTGCCGGCTCGCCCTTCTCGTCAATGGATGCGCTGACGCCGGCGCTGAAGGCGGCTTTCGGATTTCTCGGCGTGGCGGATCCGTCCTTCGTCGACGCGCAGCCGTTGCAGTTTTCAGACGAGGCGGCGCGGATCGAAGCGCTCGAACGCGCGCGCACCGAGCTCACCGCGGTGGCGGCGAACTGGGCCGCGTCGGCGAAGTCGCAGTCGGCTTCAGCTTTGGACATTCACGCTCGACAAGCAGTGAGCGCGTAA